Sequence from the Erythrolamprus reginae isolate rEryReg1 chromosome Z, rEryReg1.hap1, whole genome shotgun sequence genome:
GGAGAGGAGAATATAGAGtcctgtgtatttcttgaaaaaTTAAAGCTTTAATTATCCGTGTTATGGGCAAGCATTAAAGGGGAAGCCAATTCACTTAGGAAAGCACTGGGGAAAATGACCACATCATTTAAATTTGCAGTTGTTTTCTGTAACATTGCACCTTGATCCTTACTTCATTAAATCAGGATTCAACAGCTTGTGGCATACCAGAAGTTGCCAGACATCTATGTTTATCATCTATAAAGTGCATTGATAGTAATTAAGTATTAtttaaccaacttcaaaagacgCTGCAAAACCatttgccaacaaataaaagcagaatgtctcaactactacagcaaacaagaggaaaatctccatCACACCAAATCTAACCGAACCTTCTGCAACTTtctcaacaacaaactcaaagaatctagacctattccacctctagctggacacaacaacaaagaataccatgatgatccatccaaagctaacctcttcaactctttctttgctctgtcttcgttaacagtaatggctcatcccccatcttcacaaatcgcacctcaaactctctcaatgacctaaccccaagtagacttcactataaactgtgttgaaaaagcaatctgagacctcaaaccttctctatcagtcggaccaggtGGTCTTtgcgcatacttcctaaaaaacctttcttctgctatagccgaaccactaagcatcatctttcaaaattccttcaggaccagcacactccccaagctatggtcaaaagcagtagtcacccccatcttcaaaaaaggagacccttctctcattgacaattacagaccaatttcgctatgctgcgtctcatgtaaagtcatcgaatcaattataaatcaatcaatcaccctttacttagaatctaatctattctctaacaaacaattcggattcagaaagaaattatcctgcaaccttcaactacttcactgcagaaacatatggactacccccctagatcaaggaaaatccattgatgcaatttatattgacttttgcaaagccttcgattcaggggtccatgacaaactactcctaaaactcaaatcctatggcatctcaggattcctccacagttggattactgcattcctgtcaaacaggcaacaggttgtcaaaattggaagtgccatttccacccctgtatcagttaaaagtggcgttccccaaggcagcatactaggacctactctattcattctctacatcaacgacttctgcgatcatatcacaagcaactatgttcttttcgccgatgatgtaaaacttttcaacaccacggacaacacatccactctccaaaaagactttgactttgtctcagattggtctaacacctggcaacttcaaatatcaaccagcaaatgttctaccctccacatcggcaaaaagaatccgaacctcatatataaactgaataaacaaaatctcacagtcgACCACcacgcagtaaaagaccttggaatactaatatcaaatgatctaagtgccaaagcccactgcaacaatatcgccaaaaagacttctagagttgttaacctgatcctacacagcttctgctccggcaatctcacactactcaccagagcctacaaaacttttgccagacccatccttgaatacagttcatctgcctggaacccataccacatctcggacataaacacccttgaaaatgtccaaatatacttcaccagaagagcccttcactcctccactcaaaacagaataccctacaaaagcagactaaaaatcctaggtctagaaagcttaaaactatgacacctaaaacacgatctaaatattgcccacaggatcatatgctgcaatgttctacctgtcaatgactacttcagcttcaatcacaacaacacaagagcacgcaacagattcaaacttaatattaaccactccaaacttgactgtaaaaaatatgatttcagcaaacgagttgtcgaagcatagaactcattacctgactcagtagtgtcaacccctaacccccaaatttTTTCCTTTAgattatccatgattgacctctccaggttcctaagaggtcattaaggggcatgcataagtgcaccagtgtgccttccgtcccctgtccaattgtctctccttatctcatttatcttttcttcctttcatatacgtTCTCCTAtactttcatatcttttcttctatccttttctttattaatattactacatatctattttcttcaatgtgtattatttattggacaaaataaataaataaataaaaataaattagggATTCAGGATTTTTGCTGAGCAACTACTGGAATTCAATTCTGCTAGATAATGTATTGTTTTGGTCAAAGAAGTAAAGGAAATGACAGGAAAATATAAATTTTTGTTGAATAGAATACAAATTgtattaaaagatttttttagaaCCTCAAGAGTTTAGAAAGGACAAATTTAATATTCTTATTTCTCATGCTGTAGATGATTGGATTGAACAGGGGTGGAAGAAGGGAATATAGAACACTTAACCCAAAATCTAAGTAAGATGGGGTGTTAGAGGGAGGTCTCAAATAGGCAAAAAATCCagttaataaaaatataagcactaCTGTAAGATGAGGAAAACATGTTGATAAGGCTTTTTGCCTCCCTTGTTCAGAAGGGATTTTTAGCACCGCCTTGAAAATCATGGCATATGATATgataataaaagtaaaacaacCTAGTCCAGCAATGACACTGGCCACAACAATTCCAAGCTCAAATGGATTGAAATCAGAGCAGGATAACTTCAGCAATTGCGGAATTTCACAGAAAAATTGGTTGATAACATTAGAACAAAAAAGGATTGAAAAAGTACCAGTTGTGTGCAATGTCCCATAGAAAAGACTGATAATCCACGCTAAAATTATTATTTCAGTGCAGGCTTTCCAATTCATCACCATCTCATAGTGCAATGGATTGCAAATGGCAACATACCTATCATATGCCATGACTGTCAGGAGGGATAAATCAGAAGCTGTAAATGAAACAAAGAGAAATACTTGAACCACACATCCTAAGTAAGAGATGTGTCTGGTGTCCATAAGGGAATTCACTATGGATTTTGGAACAATAACAGAAACTGAACCCAGGTCCTGCACAGCCAAATTCATCAGAAACCAGTACATGGGGCTATGCAGTCGATTATCTGTAGCTACCGCTGAGATGATGAGAAGATTTGCTATTATAGttgacaaatataatacaatgaataaaaagaaatgtaaaatctGCAAATGCCATTTTTTTGAGAATTCCAGGAGCAAAAAGTAAGACACTGTGGTTTGATTATTCATTAGCTCatgacttaatttaatttaatgtataacATAGGTGGGAGATATAGTTAGTTCAAAATAGTGAACATATGTAACTTGTTACAATCTGACACCAGAATGGAAAAATATAGATAAGACATGCAAAGAATTAAAACTCAGTTCATGAAAATGGATGCAATACATTTAGTGTTCAATAACAGCactatttatatatttcaaattatccttgactaaacaaaaaaacataaaccacaactttcttcttcctttcatttattttgCTTGTTGTATATATTATAAAATGTTTGCCTAGGACTTGAAAGACCTTTTGAAGTCATCTTAACTGCAGCTTCCCTGGAGCTTTTTCAACCAGCAAGTGTTTCTTATTACTCTTGTTTCAATAATGGAAAATTGAAGACAGAAATACCATATAGAGAGAACACCTTAAGGAAAGGTTGGATGCAAACCTAGTAAAGAAACAATAGAATTAGTTACTATAGTAAAAGTCATAATTAGTTGCTATGTCTTTTATCctgaaaaaaaatgaaggaatgGACTTTCAATTGACTGAATTTGTATAAAACACATAAAGAAAACAATTGacacagagggagagggaagagagggagggagggagggagagagagggaaagggagatttTAATAGTCAGTCTGGGAatgttgaaattttaaaaaaaataacttacaaTAATGCTTCAAGCCATTATTTTataccttgacaactttaagaggcATTGACTTCAACTGGGGTATTCAAAACCACTTACTTTAACATTGTCAGGGTTCACACTGCCTTTAGCAAATAAATATTAGTTGACAAACAAACTAATGATAATACCTTTAAGTACATTAATAGTGCATTAGAATTtcacaaaaatatataatatggGTATTGACCAGGTGGTCCTTAAAATTACAGTACGTGAGGAAGAAAGTATCATTTTATCTagccatgtatttatttatttatttatttatttatttatttatttatctatctatctatctatctatctatctatctatctatctatctatccatccatccatccatccatccatccatccatccatttatttatttatttatttatttatttatttatttatttatttatttatttatttatttatttatttatttatttatttatttgatttttatgctgcccttctgcttagactcagggcggcttacaatgtgttagcaatagcactttttaacagagccagcctattgcccccacaatctgggtcctgtatgtatttttgtccattttttttgcctttggacatatccaccacatgtgataatctGAGCTTGGTATGtagttacatttccaacatttggaaGACATGTTTTTAAACATCTTTGTTAGTCTTGCTGGTGGCCAATGCCACCTGTAGAGCATTTTATATAAATGTTCTTTATATGCAATTGCCATTATCAATTTATAATTTCTATCGCAGAGTTTTTGCCATATGTCTAATTCTATTGTATATCCAAAGTTTTTTGCCTTATCATTGTTTCTTCAACCAGACAATAATTGATAAGGGATATTATTAAGAACAAATGAAGATCTGGAATAAATATGAGTTAATTGTTTTACCGGTAAATTGTTAACCAAGGGTTTTGAAACTTGAATTTTGATTTCGTTCTACCTGTTAACCATACTGTTATTAATATAGTAGATCAATGACAGGTCAATAAGTTAAAAATAGACTTAGAAGTTAAAAAAAGTTAGGGTTGCTTTCCAAGGGGAGGggaaattaatatttttgcaatatactgtatatttattagtATTCAACTAGGGAGGATAATGTGTTTATGTTTTTAATGCACGTTTTTAATgctctgtttattttttttctttctgtttttgtaaaaaaacccgagtctctattttaattttttaaataaaaatgttgcaAGGGAAACTACATTCAGAAGTGGGACAAATGAAAAACTGGCAGAGTTGGTAACTGTGACCAAATGAAGAGCAAACATGTAACCCTACTCTATAATTTCTCTCTGGACAAGGAGTGGAAATAATCCTGGCAGCTATTGAATATCAGCAATTTTTATTgccataaaatatttaataaaagtgtaatatttaataaaagtGCTATAAAAGAGAAACTACTCCTCAAAAGATCTTTCGCATTACAAAATTCTTCAAACATCTTAGGTAGGGCAAAAAttataatatgtaatattttCTAATTGGTTTGAATAGGGAGCCTTAATATTGGTGGGTAAGATATCAAGAAAAGTGAATATAAAAGAAAATGCCAGAAtgattataattattaaaaatttgtaaataaattgtaatatttatataattGCTTGGTTCTAAGTCAGTCATCCATAGTAATCCCTAATAGAAGTAAGAAAGAAATTTCATAGAATTGACTTACAAAATGAGCTTTTATGAGGCAGATCTTgtatttcctttctccttctcggtGTCTTGAAATTCTCCTCCTGATATGCGGAAAATTAAGAAAGAGAAAATTGAACACAATTTATATTTAATGTCTATAATTAAAGAATAGGGAAAAATGCATTAACAGCTACAAAGTAGTACAAACTATTTCCCTTGTTAATTATCATGAATCATGGGTGGAGCTAAATAACAACtcattaaaatcttttttttttccattatgTCTAATGCTTGGCAAGGAAACAGCATGTTATtctagaaaacaaggaaaaatcatttgtttgtttgtttgttttgtcaagtatgtatacaaagatataacaatgtttatatatatgatactagtaagagagaagcaTTAAGACAGGGAACAGAAGGAACACTGGTGCACCCCTTagtgacttcttaggaatcgggagaggtcaatagtgaatagtctaagggaaaagttttggggcTTCGGTAATGATACTACAaactcaggtagtgagttccatacatcaaatacttggttactaaagtcatatttcttattgttgtggttgaagctgaagtaattgttgacaggaaggacactggagcagatgattttatgggctatgcttaggtcatgtttaaggcaacgtatttctaagctttctaaacctgggattgtaagtctagttccaTAGGGCAtatgttgcgagtggagggctcttctagtaaagcatcactggacattttctagagtgtttgtgtctgaaatgtggtggggattccagacagatgagctggatTCGAGGATTGGTccagtgaaagttttgtatgctgtggttagtagtgtgacttttccggagcagaagctaacgtaggattaggttaacaactcttgaagcctttttggtgatgttgttgcagtggactttggcacttaggtcatttgatatgagtattccaaggtctttttcagagtgagagttgtctgtaagcttgtttgttcagcttgtatttggtgttctgattctttttgccaatgtataggacaaagcatttttttggttgagatttggagttgccagatgtttgaccattcagacacaaagtcatggtatttttggagagtagctgtgttattggtggtgttgaaaagttttacatcattgctgaagagaacgcagttgcttgtaatgtgattgcaaaggtcatttatatagaatatgaagagtgttggttccagcatgctgccttggggtacgctGCTGTTAACTGGAACAtgattagatatggcactccctATTTCAACCACTTCTTGTCTATGTGaaaggaatgcagttatccagctATGAAAGGATcctaagatgccataggatttgagttttagaagcagtttgtcatgaactactgagtcaaagactttacagaagtcaatgtaaattgcatctattgatttgtccTGATCAAGATGTGTAGTCCGTATGTTTTTGAAGTGAAGAAGTTGCAGGTtacaagatatttgttttctgaaatcaaattgtttgttggagagtaggtgttagtttctaggtggagggtaattgattgttttattattgattccatgactttgcatgtgaggCAGCACAGATAGATtgttctgtagttttcaactagactgggatctccttttttgaagatggggatgaccgttGCTTGTGACTACAACATTGGTAGCGAGCTGAtcctgaatgatttttttaaagcttatgcttaatggttcagctatggctttgagagcttttttaggatgTATGCACATAGATCATCAGGAAgaattgatagagaaggtttaagattGCATAGTGCCttttcaatgttgtcttctgtgaagtctatttgtgttaagttGTTGTGAGTGTTTGAGGTACGATTGgtgaattttggggatgagccattgctgtttacaaagattgaatcaaagaatgtgttaaagaggttgatTCATCATAGAAttttttgttgttgggtccttttaggggtgagatgggtcttgagtccttgaggCATGGTTGGATTTGGTGCACAGGATGTTTTCtccttgtttgctgtgataggtGAAGCATTCTATTGGTAGCATAGTTTTTGGAGGGGATTTTAAAGTTGGTTACatgaccttttttgtttttccgccagatagatttttttaattttaattttcttattgagatgggtagTTTGTTtgctccaaataatttttttcagccctaaccaggtgctaacgatgttccaaatatgcaagctctttcattgttactctctgtgcataatgttttccaaaccctgtctctgtagggtttttaaaattgttttacttGCTACAAATGTTTGTTTTcaggcctaaccaggtgctaacaatgtttctagctcttaccaacttgcaagctgtttcattgttactctctgtgaagaatgttttccaagccctaaatctttgcagggttttttccattgctccaaatgtttctttccaggtgctaatgatgttcccaactcttactggcttgcaagctctttcattgttactctctccaaataaaggttttttttaaagctctaaccaagggataaaataatgtgctagccagataaggatgctagccagatgaatacctggtaagcagattctttaccctattttcctccccaaaaactaaggtgtgttttatactctggtgcatcttatattccaaaaaatgtggtatatttttataattataacaAACAAATGACAAGACAGAAAGGATGATTAAAGCcctgtatttattatatttttaagtaAAAGGTGGTGGAGCTTTATCTCTAATCATGAATATTGCTTTTTGAACTATACCATGCatgagacagacacacacatggAGAGATAGACACACATTCAATATAAATGATATAATATCTACATTTCATTCTTATTTCTGAGGATCTTTAAATGATCCTATTTGATAAGTTCTTTGTTAGGAGAAA
This genomic interval carries:
- the LOC139175720 gene encoding olfactory receptor 14A16-like — its product is MNNQTTVSYFLLLEFSKKWHLQILHFFLFIVLYLSTIIANLLIISAVATDNRLHSPMYWFLMNLAVQDLGSVSVIVPKSIVNSLMDTRHISYLGCVVQVFLFVSFTASDLSLLTVMAYDRYVAICNPLHYEMVMNWKACTEIIILAWIISLFYGTLHTTGTFSILFCSNVINQFFCEIPQLLKLSCSDFNPFELGIVVASVIAGLGCFTFIIISYAMIFKAVLKIPSEQGRQKALSTCFPHLTVVLIFLLTGFFAYLRPPSNTPSYLDFGLSVLYSLLPPLFNPIIYSMRNKNIKFVLSKLLRF